Genomic window (Caldinitratiruptor microaerophilus):
GTCGAAGGAGCGGTTGAGCGTCTGTCCGAAGCCGTAGATCCCCTTGGCCGGGTCCTGGACCTTCTTGGCGACCTCGACCACCTCGTCCCAGGTCTTCGGGGGCTGGAGGTTCTTCTCTGCCAGCAGGTCCTGACGGTAGTAGAACATCGACAACATGGAGTACCGCGGGACAGCCCAGTACTTGCCGTCGAACTTCACCATCAGGTTCACGCGCTCGTCGCTGGTGAAGCCCTTGTTCTTCTCCAGGACCCGGGCGAGCACGTCGTCGACCTCGAGGAGCTGTCCCATGCCCTTGTAGCGGACCGGGGCGACGGCGTCGAGCTCGCCGAGGTCGGGCGGGTTGCCGGCCTCGATGGCCGCCGCGTACTTCGTGAAGATGTCGTTGAACGTCGAGAACTCGATCTCCACGTCGACGTTCTTCTTCTCGGCCCACGTCCGGATCTGCTTCTCCAGGATCTCGTTGCCCTTGGTGACGAAGCTCTTGAAGAGCCAGATCCGCAGCTTGGGCTTCGCCAGCCCGGTCACGGCCGGGGCCGATCCCGCCGCGGCGCCGGTGGCCGCCCCCGATGCCGCCCCGCCGCCCCCGGCCGGGGCCGGGGACGGCTTCGAGCACGCCGACAGGAGCGCCCCGAGGCCGCCTGTGGCGAGCCCCGCCGCGGCGATGCCCGCGGCCTTCAGAATCTGCCGTCGACTGAGACCTTTCGGCTCACGAGACTTCCCTGACACGGTGGATGACCCCCTTCTGGTTGGTTCATTCCCTCGCCGAGAGGCGTTCGGGCCGGGTGATGAGCTCCATCACGGCCGGGCCTCCGGCGGCGAGCGCCCGCCGGAGGGCAGCGGGGAAGTCGCGGTTGCGCTCGACCCGCTCCCCGTGGGCCCCCATGGCCCGGGCGAGGTCGGCGAAGCCGGGGTCGCCGAGCGCCCAGCCGATGGGCCGCCCGGGGTAGCGCCGCTCCTGGTGCATGCGCATCGTCCCGTACATGCCGTTGTGGAAGACGATGCTGACCACGGGCACCCGGTGCCGGACGGCCGTCTCGAGTTCGTTCGCCGTCATGAGGAAGCCGCCGTCGCCGGCGAGGCAGACCACGGGCCGCCCCGGGGTCGCCATCGCCACCCCGATGGCGGCCGGCAGCCCGTAGCCCATCGCCCCGGAGATGGGGCCGAAGTGGGTGCCCGGCCGGCGGAACCGGTAGAACCGGGCGGGCCAGCCTGAGAAGTTGCCGGCGTCGGTGACGATCGCTGCCTCGGGCGGGAGGATCGCCTGCAGGTCGTGCATGACGCCCTCGGGGTCGACGGGCTCGCTCTCTGCCATCGGCCGGGGGGCGGTGATCCGCTCGTACACGGCCCGCAAGGCCCCTGCCGCCTCGCGCCGGTGCCGGTGGCGGTCGCTCCCGGGGAAGTCCGACGCGCGCACGGCCTCCAGGAGGTCACCGAGCGCCATGCCGGCGTCGGCCACGATCCCGACCTCGACGTCGCAGACGGCCCCGATCACCTCGGGAGCGATGTCGACCTGGATCACCCGGGTTTCCGGCGCCGGCAGGGTGTAGCCCTGGGTGGTGAACTCGGTGAGGCGGCTGCCGACCACCAGGAGCACGTCGCGGCTGCGGACGAAGTCGACGATCTCCGGCCGGGTCGCCATCCCGAGGCCGCCGAGGAAGAGCGGGTGGTCGTTGGGGAACACGTCGAAGCGGCGGAAGCCGGCGAACACCGGGGCAGCCAGGGCCTCGGCGAACTGCACCAGCACCGGCGTCGCGCCGGCCCGCAGGACGCCGCCGCCGGCCAGGATGCCCGGCCGCTCGGCATCGAGGAGGAGCCGGACCGCCGACTCGACCTCGTCCGGGGCCGGCCGGGGCCGGGGGCGGGGCGGGGGTGCCGGCGGCCGGAAGTCGACCTCGCGGTCCAGGACGTCCTCCGGCAGCGCCACCACGACCGGGCCGGGACGGCCGGCGGTCGCCACCCGGAACGCCTGGGCCACCAGTTCCGGCACCCGGGCGGGGTGCTCGACCTGCACCGCCCACTTGGCGACCGGGCGGAAGAAGGCCGCCAGGTCGACCTCCTGGAACGCCTCCCGGTGGAGGAAGCGCGTCGGCACCTGCCCGAGGAGCACCACGAGCGGGGTAGAATCCTGGCGGGCCGTGTGAACGCCGATGGCCAGGTTCCCGGCTCCGACCCCGCGGGTCGCCATCGCCACGCCGGCCCGGCCGGAGGCCTTGGCGTACCCCTCCGCGCAGAAGACCGACCCGCCCTCGTGGCGGTTGAGCACGAGCTGGACGTCGGGCATGTCGTAGAAGGCGTCGATGACCGGCAGGTAGCTCTCGCCCGGGACGCAGAAGACGTGCGTGACCCCGTGCCGGCGGATGATCTCGGCCACCGCCCTGCCGGCCGTCATCACGGGTGACAAGCGCAAATCCACCCCCGCATGCGGTGTCGTTGCGGCGCTCCGGCTACGCCCCCTGGGCGGGCCGGCCGCCCGCCGGCGCGGGGACCGCGGCTGGCCGGCGGCCGGTCAGCCGCTGAAGGAGCACCGCGCCCAGGAGCAACCCGAAGCCCACGGCGTCGGTGACCAGTCCCTGGTCGATCAGGAGGAACGCGGCTGCACCCAGGAGCACGCGCTCCAGCCAGGTGGCGGGGCGGAAGAGGTAGCCCCGCAGCGCCGCCGCCAGGGCGACGGAGCCCGTCGTCGCGGTCACCAGGGCCCACGCGATCTGGCCCGGAGAGCCCAGGAAGAGCAAGGCGGGACCGAACACGAACATGTACGGGACGATGAACCCGGCCGCCCCGACCTTGACGGCTTCGATGCCCGCATCCCAGAAACGGGCCTTGCCGATCCCGGCCGCCGCGTACACGGCCAGGGCGACGGGCGGGGTGATGGCCGAGATCGCCGCGAAGTAGATGACGAACAGGTGCGCGGCGACGGGGTGCACCCCCATCTTCACCAGGGCCGGGATGAGGAGGGCCGCCTGGACGATGTACGCGGGGGTCGTCGGCATGCCCATGCCGAGGATGAGGCCGGCGACCATCGTCAGCACCAGCGCCGGCAGGAGGTGCTGCCCGGCGATCCCGAGCACCAGCGAGGTGAAGCGCAGCCCGAGCCCGGTGAGGGCGATGACCCCGATGATGATGCCCGCCGCCGCGCACGTCGCCGCCACGGCCAGCGTGTTGCGGGCGCCGCTCTCCAGGGCCTCCAGGATGCTCCGGACCCCCATCCGGGTGTCCCGCCGCAGCCAGCTCAGGACGAGCACGGAGGCGGTCGCCCACAGCGCCGCGTAGGTGGCGGTGAAGCCGGCGACCATCAGCGCCAGGATGAGGATGACGGGCAGGAAGAGGTGCCCGCGGCTCAGGATGACGTCGCGAAGCCGGGGCACCTCTTCCCTCGGCACGCCCTTGAGGTCGGAGCGCAGCGCCTCGAAGTGGATCGAGAAGAAGAGCGCCACGTAGTAGAGGAGCGCCGGGATCAGCGCGTGCTTCGCCACCTGGATGTACGGGATGCCGAGGAACTCGGCCATCACGAAGGCCGCCGCCCCCATGACCGGCGGCATGATCTGCCCGCCGGTCGACGCCGTCGCCTCCACCGCGGCCGCAAACGGGGGCCGGAACCCCGCCCGTTTCATGAGCGGGATGGTGAGCCAGCCGTCGACCATCACGTTGGCCACGGCGCTGCCGGAGATCGTGCCGAAAAGGCTCGACGACACCACCGACACCTTGCCCGGGCCGCCCCGGCTGCCGCCCGTGATCGCCGTCGCGAAGTCCGTGAAGAACTGCCCGACGCCGGACTTGTCCAGGAACGCCCCGAACACCACGAACACGATCACGTACGTGGCGCTGACGCCCAGCGGGATGCCGAAGATGCCTTCGGTCGTGAGGTACAGCTGGTCGAGGAGGATCTCGACGCTGAACCCCGGGTGCTTCAGGATGCCCGGCAGGTAGGGGCCGGTGAGGGCGTAGAGCAGGAACACGGCGGCGGTGACCGGCAGGACGAGCCCGGTGGTTCGCCGGGCGGCCTCGAGGACCACCAGGACCAGGATGGCGCCGAAGACCTTGTCGCCCAGCCGGAGGGGATCGACGTAGTAGATCCGGTTGACCACGTACTCGTAGTTCACGAAGAGGTAGCCGATCGAGGCGATGCTCAGGACCAGGAGGCCCAGGTCGGCGGCCCACCCCCACCAGCGGCCCTGCTCCCGGGCCCGCGCCGGAAAGGTGAGGAAGATGAGCGCCAGGCTGAACAGCAGGTGCGTCCCCCGCAGGATGATGGCCTCCGGCGTGCCGGTGGCCACCACGTACAGGTGGTACGCCGCCATGACGATGGCCACGACGCTGGTGATGCGCCTCACGACGGCTGCGGCCCGCTCCAATCGCAACGCCCCCCGGCTGCCCTTTCTCCCCGGTGACCGGCAGCGCCGCCGGCTACTTCTTCAGCACCTCGTCGAAGAACCGCTTCGCCCCGGGGTGGAAGGGCACCCCGACGTCGACCGCCATCTTCTCCGGCGTCATCCCCTTGATCGCGCTGGCGATGGCGGCCAGCTGGTCCCGGTTGTCCACCACGAGCTTGGTGATCCGGTAGGCGAGATCCGCCGGGACCTTCTCGCTGGCGATGAGGTGAGTGTAGGTACCCACCGTGACCGCATCCTCGTCCTGACCCGGGTACGTCCCCTTGGGGATCACGAGCTTCGCGTAGCCCTTGTTCTTCTGCCGGAGTGCGGCAAGCTTGTCGTCCGGAAGACTCAGGACCCGGATGGCGCGCCCGGTGGCGAGGTCCATCACCGAGGAGGCCGGGATGGTGGTGATGAGCATGAAGGCGTCCGCCTGGCGGTTCTTGATGAGCTCGACAGCATCGGAGTAGCTGACGAAGTGGACCTTGGCCAGATCCTCGTATTTCAGGCCGTAAACCTCGAGGACCTCCCGCGTGATCTGCTCGCCCGTGTTGCCCTTGGGCTGGGTGGCGAGGCGCTTCCCCTTCAGGTCGGCGACGCTCTTGATGCCGGAGTCCGCCGGCACGATCATCTGGAAGTACTGGTTGTACAGTGTGACGAGGTTCAAGACGTCCTTGGTGGCCGTCTCGAACGGCGGCCGCCCCTCGTACCCGTCAGCGGTGGAGTTCGCGTTGCCAAAGCCCAGGTCCGCCTTGCCCTCGTGGATCGCCTTGACGTTGGCGATGCCCGCCCCCGGCTGCACCGTGATGGTGACGCCCGGGATCTCCTTCTGCACCATCTCAGCGATGGCGCCGCCCAGCGGCGTCCAGGTCCCACCCTGCGGGCCCGTCATCATGCGCAGCTGGGTCGGCGCCGCGGCGGCCTGCCCGCCGCCGGCGGAGCCCTGCGCCGGCGCCGCCCCGGCCTGGCTCCCCTGACCCGCACCGGACGGGGCCGCCGGCTGGGAGGCGCCGCCCCCGGCCCCGCCGCACCCTGCCAGGGCGACCAGGACCAGTGCCGTCAGGACACTCAGGATCACCCTCGTTCGTTTCACTCCGCTCTCCTCCCCTCGTTCTTCCGGAACTTGACCGGGCCGTCGTGCCCCGTGCCGGGCGACGGCCGGCGCTGCGCCTCCGCCCAGCGGAGCCGCGCTTCGACCTCATCGAGGTGGGCGATGAGGGCCCGGCTCGCCGCCTGCCCGTCCCCCGCCTCGATCGCCGCCAGGATCCGGCCGTGCTCCTCGGCGATCTTCTCCGCCCGCCCGGGAGCGTCCAGCAGCACCTCGGTGGACCGGCTGAGCCCCTCGACGAAGAGGCTGGCGAGCGATCCCATGAGATGGGTGAAGACGGCATTGCCGGCCGCCCGGGCGATCGCGTAGTGGAAGGCGAAGTCCTCCGCCACCGTGTGGCCGTCGAGGGCGAGCCGCTCCCGGAAGGCCGCGTGGGCCGCCCGGATCCGGTCCAGGTCCTCGGGCGTGCGGCGCTCCGCCGCCAGCCGGGCGGCCTCGGCCTCGAGCGCCCGCCGGGCCTCCAGCAGGTCGTACAGGGTGTAACCATCGGGCAACAGCATGAGCTCGAGCGCCCGGCCCTTCGCGGCCGGCGTCCCCGGCCGGACGAAAGCGCCGGAGCCCGGCCGGATCTCGACCACGCCGGCCCGCTCCAGAACCGTGAGCGCCTGCCGCAAGACCGGCCGGCTCACCCCGAACGTGCCGGCCAGGTCCCGCTCCGACGGAAGGCGGTCGCCCGGCCGCAGTTCGCCGGACCGGACGGCCTCGAGCAGGCGCTCGACCACTTCTTCGTACGTCCGCACCCGCCGGATGGGGGAAAAGGCCACACCCAGTCTCCTCCCGCCCTGCCGGTCCGTGCCGCCGCTTGTCCCACGCGGCAGGAGGAAGTCCACTTCGCCGTGGTGAAGTGGCTAATCCAGTGGGAGTAACACGAATTGTCATCGATCGTGTAAATACAGGATTCGTCCCTTCTTCCACCGTCCCTCCCGAGTTCGAACAACCTCGTTAATAGAAACACGGAATCGGTGCGCGCCGTTTCATTCAAAACCTCGATACTTCCCGGTTCGCCT
Coding sequences:
- a CDS encoding ABC transporter substrate-binding protein; translation: MSGKSREPKGLSRRQILKAAGIAAAGLATGGLGALLSACSKPSPAPAGGGGAASGAATGAAAGSAPAVTGLAKPKLRIWLFKSFVTKGNEILEKQIRTWAEKKNVDVEIEFSTFNDIFTKYAAAIEAGNPPDLGELDAVAPVRYKGMGQLLEVDDVLARVLEKNKGFTSDERVNLMVKFDGKYWAVPRYSMLSMFYYRQDLLAEKNLQPPKTWDEVVEVAKKVQDPAKGIYGFGQTLNRSFDGDDFMMAIMWSHGASWVKEDGKTLTFDTPETRQALQYAVDLFLKHQVEPPGAAGWTDANNNEAWLAGKIAMTNNGASIYYALVSQKHELAGKTRLSVTPAGPKGNFTADNSWNFGIFKKTQHPDLCKDLIEYIMSPEQWKEYMTNSIGQAAPLYKLHAEDPYWKTDPNFEAIMQNGMYARLPGYPGPITAAAAEVRAQHVLTDMASSVLQGTPIDQAIQAAKRKIESIYKAVG
- a CDS encoding thiamine pyrophosphate-dependent enzyme, whose translation is MMTAGRAVAEIIRRHGVTHVFCVPGESYLPVIDAFYDMPDVQLVLNRHEGGSVFCAEGYAKASGRAGVAMATRGVGAGNLAIGVHTARQDSTPLVVLLGQVPTRFLHREAFQEVDLAAFFRPVAKWAVQVEHPARVPELVAQAFRVATAGRPGPVVVALPEDVLDREVDFRPPAPPPRPRPRPAPDEVESAVRLLLDAERPGILAGGGVLRAGATPVLVQFAEALAAPVFAGFRRFDVFPNDHPLFLGGLGMATRPEIVDFVRSRDVLLVVGSRLTEFTTQGYTLPAPETRVIQVDIAPEVIGAVCDVEVGIVADAGMALGDLLEAVRASDFPGSDRHRHRREAAGALRAVYERITAPRPMAESEPVDPEGVMHDLQAILPPEAAIVTDAGNFSGWPARFYRFRRPGTHFGPISGAMGYGLPAAIGVAMATPGRPVVCLAGDGGFLMTANELETAVRHRVPVVSIVFHNGMYGTMRMHQERRYPGRPIGWALGDPGFADLARAMGAHGERVERNRDFPAALRRALAAGGPAVMELITRPERLSARE
- a CDS encoding FadR/GntR family transcriptional regulator encodes the protein MAFSPIRRVRTYEEVVERLLEAVRSGELRPGDRLPSERDLAGTFGVSRPVLRQALTVLERAGVVEIRPGSGAFVRPGTPAAKGRALELMLLPDGYTLYDLLEARRALEAEAARLAAERRTPEDLDRIRAAHAAFRERLALDGHTVAEDFAFHYAIARAAGNAVFTHLMGSLASLFVEGLSRSTEVLLDAPGRAEKIAEEHGRILAAIEAGDGQAASRALIAHLDEVEARLRWAEAQRRPSPGTGHDGPVKFRKNEGRRAE
- a CDS encoding TRAP transporter permease, whose amino-acid sequence is MERAAAVVRRITSVVAIVMAAYHLYVVATGTPEAIILRGTHLLFSLALIFLTFPARAREQGRWWGWAADLGLLVLSIASIGYLFVNYEYVVNRIYYVDPLRLGDKVFGAILVLVVLEAARRTTGLVLPVTAAVFLLYALTGPYLPGILKHPGFSVEILLDQLYLTTEGIFGIPLGVSATYVIVFVVFGAFLDKSGVGQFFTDFATAITGGSRGGPGKVSVVSSSLFGTISGSAVANVMVDGWLTIPLMKRAGFRPPFAAAVEATASTGGQIMPPVMGAAAFVMAEFLGIPYIQVAKHALIPALLYYVALFFSIHFEALRSDLKGVPREEVPRLRDVILSRGHLFLPVILILALMVAGFTATYAALWATASVLVLSWLRRDTRMGVRSILEALESGARNTLAVAATCAAAGIIIGVIALTGLGLRFTSLVLGIAGQHLLPALVLTMVAGLILGMGMPTTPAYIVQAALLIPALVKMGVHPVAAHLFVIYFAAISAITPPVALAVYAAAGIGKARFWDAGIEAVKVGAAGFIVPYMFVFGPALLFLGSPGQIAWALVTATTGSVALAAALRGYLFRPATWLERVLLGAAAFLLIDQGLVTDAVGFGLLLGAVLLQRLTGRRPAAVPAPAGGRPAQGA
- a CDS encoding TAXI family TRAP transporter solute-binding subunit, whose translation is MKRTRVILSVLTALVLVALAGCGGAGGGASQPAAPSGAGQGSQAGAAPAQGSAGGGQAAAAPTQLRMMTGPQGGTWTPLGGAIAEMVQKEIPGVTITVQPGAGIANVKAIHEGKADLGFGNANSTADGYEGRPPFETATKDVLNLVTLYNQYFQMIVPADSGIKSVADLKGKRLATQPKGNTGEQITREVLEVYGLKYEDLAKVHFVSYSDAVELIKNRQADAFMLITTIPASSVMDLATGRAIRVLSLPDDKLAALRQKNKGYAKLVIPKGTYPGQDEDAVTVGTYTHLIASEKVPADLAYRITKLVVDNRDQLAAIASAIKGMTPEKMAVDVGVPFHPGAKRFFDEVLKK